A stretch of DNA from Coccidioides posadasii str. Silveira chromosome 1, complete sequence:
CCAGATGTGCATATTCCCCGCTGATATCCAACTCTTCTACCGTCGTGTTCTCCTCAAACATCATCTGTAACGCCGTGCACGTCTCAGGCCCAGCATCGTAAGGAAGCGAAGCTTTCGATATATCCAGGTATTTCAAAGACTTATTTTTCCTCAATGCTTCAATAAGCTGTTTAAAATGATCCTCCTTTTGGAAAtccatcatcctcatcgtAAGATGAGTTGGAGTCTTATTCTGAACAATTGATTCGAAGAGCAAGGAATAATCGATGTGTAGTCTGTTCTCGCTGACATGAAGATGGATATTTCGTGGCCGTCCCTTGTCGTCAATCATAAAGTACAGAAACGTGGCCACGTCTCCTCCGGTAAGTCCACACTGGTCAAGTCTCAATTCACGTAGCTTGCTTGATTTTTCGCTGGCGAGATATGCCGCGATCGAATCCACGGTCTTTTCATTTACGACGGTGTGACTCAATGACAGTTCCTCCAACTCCCAGTTGAGCAGGGTTTCCGGAGCAATAAGCGGTTCAGGGCCGGTATTGCGCGAGATGTGCGACAGGTTGATCTTGCGGATATGCGCAAAGTAGCCAATCTGTTGCTGAAACAATTCAGCACTCAATCGGCCTTGAACTCCAGAGATATTGATCGCTTCGAGGGTGGCCTCTTGGGCAGTCATGGTCGACAATATCAAATCGAGGTCATGGATGGAAATTCCACAGTGACTAATTTCGAGCGCACGAAGCTTAGATGCTGTTTGAGATGCAGCGTCGATCAAGTAGTCCAGATCCGAATCCCCAAGCTTTATGCCATTTAACACGACCCAGTCCACCTTGGTAAGTCTTCGGCGGCATAGCGGAAATATGGCCTCGGGAATACCGCATCCGGGGTCAACTTCGCCCTTTCCCGTCGTTGGAATTCGAGTAAGACAAAATGCGAAATTCAGGCGTTTCAGCTCCTTGCTCTTCAAAGCCAAAGCCCGAATCTCCTGTGTCAAGACAGACATTTGCTCCTGCCCGGGAATCTCAAGGGGAACGTTCGAGCGTGTCCGCATCGCATCGTAATCGAAACCATATGGATCGTACAGGTTCTGCAGCACATCTAAATTAACACCTCCGAAAGATATGGTTCTGAAAGATTCATTATATCGCAAGGCTTTCATGACAGCTAACAGTTCAAGAACGCCATACCCTTTTCCATCTCTGGAACCAGCAGGCGGGATTAGCTGAAAGCATGGCGCATCTTCGCACGAGTAATCGATCGAATATCTAATGTTAGAGGCGTGGACATCGTATGCAGCGCAGTATGCCGTGAGAGTACGGTCGAAGTGACCGTCGTCTTCTTCGGGCTTGGTGGGAGGAGGGGGAAACTGATCCTCTAGCCAGTGGGGAACGTTAAACGTATATGGTTGTTGAAGCCATTGAGGGCGTAAATACTCAGCCCGTTGTCGAATGTGAAGCGCGATATCCGCCGAAAAGGCCGAAGATAAATGTATATGTACTGGTGACTTGAACGGTAGGCttgaaaaaaggaaaaaggtaAGTCTTTTTGCGACCCTTGGGACAATAAGATTCGCGTGTAGAGATGATTAAATGCTCACCGAAAAATCAATTGGAGTCCGTCGTCGCCGCGCTGCATATATAGCGCTGCCAGTGACAGGATACCATAAGACTCGCCCATGTCGAGTTCGCTCAAGGACACCATCGAAGCGCGGTTGGCCGTCTTAGGTAAGGGAAGAATATGAATTTTATGGACTCCTATTACCAGGTAGCACGGCGTGGAAGCAAGTTTTATATTGTCATCGATCGAGGAACGTCCGCCTTGTTTGACAGGGAGCCTTCGCACAGCACGATGCATTGACATCGAATACGGGTCGTAATCACGTTCTTGATCGAGTGTACGGGAGATATATTCGACGGTATCCCTTTCGAATGGTACAGGATCCGCCAGTCTCGCCTCTGTCGCCGCATCTCGAATACCAGACCGCCAAAGTTCTGCATCGAGAGGATCGGTAAGCTGAATCTGTAACGACGATGCTTTGGACAATTTGTCCTCCATGTAGCAAACCTCAACAGAGAAGAAAGGCCGCCCATCGTCCAGCTTGTGCACAGCAAGTATTCTGTTCAACGCGATGCCACTCCCACTGTCTCCGCCACCGCCGCCACCAGGCAGTGGACTATCCTGCAGTGAAGCAAGGGAAACCACGGAAAGACGGTTCGATGTCAACGTGGAGCCCGTGTTTCGACCCCATTGGGTGGGTATGGAAGGGAATGCTTCGGCTGCTTTCGACCGGTTCTTAAAGCGTACGAGATGGGTGTCCGTTAGGACAAGATACTGgctcttcttcctccacaTTGGCGCCGATGTCTGCACCTCGCCGTGGTGGAGGACGGTGGTGCCAAGGGGTAGCCTGTCGAAGAAGACCGCGAAGTCGTCCTCTTCGCCGGAAGATTCTTTTGAACGTGCTTTGGTGGAGACCTGGTCGTCATCCAGGGATGTGCCCAACGAGCGAAAGGAGCCAAACACAGAATTCCGCTTCGATTTCTGGAGGGATTTAGATCTGGCGCGTATGGTAGATTCGGGGGGAAGATGCCATAGGTGAGTTTCTGCCTCAGTTACGGGGCAGTCGTTGGACCCCAGAGGAGTGGATGACACTCTGCCGCGACTAACATATCTAGGCCCGGTTTTCTTCATGTTGAGGTTGTCACCAAAGCTTCGAGAACGGCGTTTGACGCCGATAATCCCAAAGAATGAACCACTGCTTGTCGGGCGGCTCCCCCTTCGGCGC
This window harbors:
- a CDS encoding uncharacterized protein (EggNog:ENOG410PJT0~COG:S~BUSCO:600at33183); amino-acid sequence: MADDAKKVKRRKSFSLLFGSTGLLGSDGFSATSRPKSHGHTRSTPDNSPRRCNAPAPDHNNDGDDVLGGNITRRRRGSRPTSSGSFFGIIGVKRRSRSFGDNLNMKKTGPRYVSRGRVSSTPLGSNDCPVTEAETHLWHLPPESTIRARSKSLQKSKRNSVFGSFRSLGTSLDDDQVSTKARSKESSGEEDDFAVFFDRLPLGTTVLHHGEVQTSAPMWRKKSQYLVLTDTHLVRFKNRSKAAEAFPSIPTQWGRNTGSTLTSNRLSVVSLASLQDSPLPGGGGGGDSGSGIALNRILAVHKLDDGRPFFSVEVCYMEDKLSKASSLQIQLTDPLDAELWRSGIRDAATEARLADPVPFERDTVEYISRTLDQERDYDPYSMSMHRAVRRLPVKQGGRSSIDDNIKLASTPCYLVIGVHKIHILPLPKTANRASMVSLSELDMGESYGILSLAALYMQRGDDGLQLIFRLPFKSPVHIHLSSAFSADIALHIRQRAEYLRPQWLQQPYTFNVPHWLEDQFPPPPTKPEEDDGHFDRTLTAYCAAYDVHASNIRYSIDYSCEDAPCFQLIPPAGSRDGKGYGVLELLAVMKALRYNESFRTISFGGVNLDVLQNLYDPYGFDYDAMRTRSNVPLEIPGQEQMSVLTQEIRALALKSKELKRLNFAFCLTRIPTTGKGEVDPGCGIPEAIFPLCRRRLTKVDWVVLNGIKLGDSDLDYLIDAASQTASKLRALEISHCGISIHDLDLILSTMTAQEATLEAINISGVQGRLSAELFQQQIGYFAHIRKINLSHISRNTGPEPLIAPETLLNWELEELSLSHTVVNEKTVDSIAAYLASEKSSKLRELRLDQCGLTGGDVATFLYFMIDDKGRPRNIHLHVSENRLHIDYSLLFESIVQNKTPTHLTMRMMDFQKEDHFKQLIEALRKNKSLKYLDISKASLPYDAGPETCTALQMMFEENTTVEELDISGEYAHLDVARFGIGLNLALTGLKKNKTLKVLRIEHQKLGLQGASTLASVLEENDSLLEVYCENNEINLQSFTVLINGLQRNKTLLHLPCMDRDREQMLEKVRREIQSVNKESKRSNSNGSTGGSFRRTIQAAVNGASVGGTKLTKPSKPRQTSSSLISPSSSTGTTSDFTNPQVQAILKSLSEKWDLEVERLQRYLYRNYSLRHGIRQVDENGDVIDTWDALSDGRPKTATSLATFLDQFALETNQERLLLDSDAESQQHPEAEVGRMTPLRRPTLHKKLSGILSAPSPDPRKQNISSYGLPSSTQLGGTNGNSTPVPAHPRPMTTRTQTSTSFLSGVSSNASINTSDASALGIHRTSNTSKVTSASSSLRSILTARTQGEKFLSQKKKDNRVSVTFAHAPRLELDLPSLDLS